DNA from Coprobacter tertius:
AGCTGACGCCACTCTTGTCGCCTGATCGGGTTTATGTTGTATCGCTTTATAATCGATATCGGGAACTCTACCCGAAAAATATTCTTTCAGTTTTTTAGCCTGATCGGGATTTTCTTTTTCCCAAGTCGCTTCTTTTGCTTTACGATCGGCCGCAATTTTTTCGAGCTCGGTTTTACGGCCAGCGTATAATTGCGCCACTTCGGGAAATATGACGAATGGATTTTCAGGATCGCCACCCAAATTTTCAATTGTTTTCTTTACAGAAACTCCGGCTGCACTCAATGGTTGCCCATGAGTAGAAACCTGACGTTCGAACGAGGACCCGTCTTCGGTAAGAGCGCCTTTTCCCATTACGGTTTTTCCGATAATCAGTGTCGGACGACGTTTTTCCTGATTTGCCTCTGTTAAAGCAGCCCGTATTTCTTCGGCATTATTACCATCGATAGAAAGTACGTTCCAACCCCATGCCCGGTATTTTTCGGCCGTATCCTCATGTGTAACGGCATTAGTATCGGTGGATAATTGTATATCATTGCTGTCATAAAACATAATCAGGTTATTCAGCCCCAAATAGCCGGCGATACGTCCTGCGCCCTGAGAAATTTCTTCCTGAATGCCTCCATCTGAAATAAAAGCATAAGTTTTATGAGTCATCCATTCGCCAAAACGAGCGGCCATAAAACGTTCGGCAATCGCAGCGCCTACAGCCATAGTATGACCTTGCCCTAATGGTCCCGATGTATTTTCAATGCCTTTTGCTACATTCACCTCCGGATGTCCGGGAGTAGAACTCCCCCACTGACGGAAATTTTTCAGTTCATCTATCGTAAACTTACCCGACAGTGCAAGCACAGAATATAACATAGGTGACATATGCCCCGGATCGAGAAAAAAACGATCCCGATTTATCCAGTTAGGATCGGCCGGATCATATACCAAAAACTCTGAGAACAAAACATTCACAAAGTCAGCACCACCCATAGCACCCCCGGGATGTCCCGATTTGGCCTTTTCGACCATCGATGCAGCCAATATACGTATATTATCAGCCGCTTTATTCAGTACGGTTAAATCATTATTCATAGATAAACTATTTTGATACAAAGATAATGATTATTCTTAATAACTGTAAAAAACAAAACTATCAAAAAAATGATATTCCATGTGTTTTTGCAAAGCCAAAAGGCTTATACTTACAAAAGCAAAAGTTATAAGATCATTTATTTCTTCCTGATTATCATATAAGCAACAACCCGACAGTAACGATTGTTTTTATTATTTTCTTCAAAAGAAAAAATAATCTTTCATTTATTTAGAAAAAAATCTAAATTGCGAAAACAAAGCCCTTTTCGAGCATTCTATGATATTTTTCTTTATTGAATACAAAATAATATGCCCCTCGTTTCGAATTAATCTTATCCTTTTCGTCGAGTCGTTCAAGAATCCCCATCCCCAATATTTTTTTCCTAAAGTTTCGTTTATCGAGTTTTTCTCCATAAATCGATTCATACAACATTTGCAGTTGGGTAAGCGTAAAACGCTCAGGTAATAAATTAAAACCTATCGGAAATAAAGCTGCCTGTCTACGTAATTTTACAATCGCATCGCATACCATTTGCTTGTGATCGAAAATAAGCTCATCTATCCGTTCGAGGTTGACCCATTTTGCTCCACTATCTGCTATAA
Protein-coding regions in this window:
- a CDS encoding NUDIX hydrolase, with protein sequence MNSVNFYQGQSRFLIAVDCVILGFIGNEIKLLTFRRKIEPNQGGLSLLGGFMSDNEDIDQAASRVVKNLTGLENVYMDQVAAYGKINRDPGERVISVAYYALINIDDYKNSIIADSGAKWVNLERIDELIFDHKQMVCDAIVKLRRQAALFPIGFNLLPERFTLTQLQMLYESIYGEKLDKRNFRKKILGMGILERLDEKDKINSKRGAYYFVFNKEKYHRMLEKGFVFAI
- a CDS encoding transketolase family protein, whose protein sequence is MNNDLTVLNKAADNIRILAASMVEKAKSGHPGGAMGGADFVNVLFSEFLVYDPADPNWINRDRFFLDPGHMSPMLYSVLALSGKFTIDELKNFRQWGSSTPGHPEVNVAKGIENTSGPLGQGHTMAVGAAIAERFMAARFGEWMTHKTYAFISDGGIQEEISQGAGRIAGYLGLNNLIMFYDSNDIQLSTDTNAVTHEDTAEKYRAWGWNVLSIDGNNAEEIRAALTEANQEKRRPTLIIGKTVMGKGALTEDGSSFERQVSTHGQPLSAAGVSVKKTIENLGGDPENPFVIFPEVAQLYAGRKTELEKIAADRKAKEATWEKENPDQAKKLKEYFSGRVPDIDYKAIQHKPDQATRVASADVLSVFGEQVGNMVVSSADLANSDKTDGFLKKTHAFANGDFTGAFLQAGVSELTMAAIMNGMALHGGIIPACGTFFVFSDYMKPAARLAALMEVPVKYVWSHDAFRVGEDGPTHQPVEQEAQIRLLEQLKNHSGKNSMLVLRPADSAETTVAWKMAMENTSTPTALILSRQNIKDLPAVSGDRYDEALQAQKGAYILLKDENPDVVLVANGSEVSTLVATVPTLRENGIKVQVVSAPSEGLFFEQSKEYRESVIPGGLPVFGLTAGLPSTLARLVGPNGVVWGVDHFGYSAPFKVLDEKFGFTPENVLHQVKMLLKK